A single Chanos chanos chromosome 8, fChaCha1.1, whole genome shotgun sequence DNA region contains:
- the LOC115818299 gene encoding trace amine-associated receptor 4-like gives MKNINLNQTGDMAAVLFCFNHLQDSCPRTLRLSVIRVAMYAFMLTTILMTVCGNLLVIIAISHFKQLHSPTNFILLSLALVDCCLGCCVMPFSMLRTVEGCWYLGKHFCTVHFSLDIMLSTASILHLCLVSVDRYWAICHPLQYKTNVSTFKMITYIIVIWLTTSVFSFGLVFSDVTTEKLETLVLLDSCIGSCVFICGKQCGITVSLVGFFIPGTIMSCLYIKIFHVARKHARVISDRMAGVACHELKNRVSEQRERKAAKTLAIVMCVFLLCWVPFFCASLVDPFLNFVTPVDVVEALFWFGYFNSTCNPVIYAFFYLHFRKAFKIIIAKIFGLKITSTTLLS, from the coding sequence ATGAAGAACATAAACCTGAATCAGACTGGTGATATGGCAGCTGTGTTATTCTGTTTCAATCACCTGCAAGACTCCTGCCCTCGAACTCTCAGATTGTCTGTCATAAGGGTGGCTATGTATGCATTTATGCTGACCACCattctaatgactgtgtgtggaaaCCTTCTGGTCATAATTGCTATATCACATTTCAAACAACTACACAGTCCCACCAATTTCATCCTTCTATCCTTGGCCTTGGTTGATTGTTGTTTAGGCTGCTGTGTTATGCCTTTCAGTATGTTGAGAACAGTTGAAGGATGCTGGTACTTGGGGAAACATTTCTGTACAGTCCATTTCAGTCTAGACATTATGCTATCTACAGCATCTATACTGCACCTGTGTTTGGTTTCAGTGGACAGATACTGGGCCATCTGTCATCCTTTGCAATATAAGACAAATGTTTCTACCTTCAAGATGATCACATATATTATTGTCATCTGGTTGACTacatctgttttcagttttgggcTTGTGTTCTCAGATGTAACTACAGAGAAATTGGAGACACTTGTACTACTGGATTCTTGCATTGgtagctgtgttttcatttgtggtAAACAATGTGGGATCACCGTTTCTCTTGTAGGTTTCTTCATTCCAGGAACTATAATGTCCTGTTTATATATTAAGATCTTTCATGTTGCTAGAAAACATGCCAGGGTCATTTCTGACAGAATGGCCGGAGTTGCTTGTCATGAATTAAAGAACAGAgtatcagagcagagagagaggaaggctgCTAAAACGTTGGCAatagtaatgtgtgtttttctgctatgCTGGGTCCCCTTCTTCTGTGCTTCTCTTGTTGATCCATTCTTGAACTTTGTTACACCTGTTGATGTTGTTGAGGCCCTCTTCTGGTTTGGTTACTTTAATTCTACATGCAACCCTGTAATCTATGCCTTCTTCTATCTGCACTTTCGAAAGGCATTTAAAATTATTATAGCAAAGATTTTTGGCCTCAAGATTACCTCTACTACTTTGCTCTCTTAA
- the LOC115818298 gene encoding trace amine-associated receptor 4-like: MENISLNQTGDTEGMLLCFPHLQGSCPRTLRLSVIRVAMYVFMLTTILMTVCGNLLVIISISHFKQLYSPTNFIILSLAVVDCSLGCLVMPFSMIRSVDGCWYLGKHFCKVHSSLDMMLCSTSIMHLCLVSVDRYWAICQPLQYRTKVTTVRVTVYIVIIWLISFVFSFGIVLTDVNSMGLEMLTNPCAGSCILVSNKEWGIIASLVTFFIPGTIMICLYVKIFHVARKHARFMNDRLATVTCHELKNQGSEQRERRAAKTLAIVMGAFLLCWLPFFITTVIDPYINFLTPADIFDALVWFGYFNSTCNPVIYAFFYPHFQKAFKIIIAKAIGLKTTSNILLSS, translated from the coding sequence ATGGAAAACATAAGCCTGAATCAGACTGGTGATACGGAGGGTATGTTGCTCTGTTTCCCTCACCTGCAAGGCTCCTGTCCTCGAACTCTCAGACTGTCTGTTATAAGGGTGGCCATGTACGTCTTCATGCTGACCACCattctaatgactgtgtgtggaaaCCTGTTGGTCATCATCTCTATATCCCATTTCAAACAACTATACAGTCCCACCAATTTCATCattctctcattggctgtggtTGATTGTTCTTTAGGTTGCTTGGTTATGCCTTTCAGTATGATCAGATCAGTTGACGGGTGCTGGTACTTGGGGAAACATTTCTGTAAAGTCCATTCCAGTTTAGACATGATGCTTTGCTCTACCTCCATAATGCACTTGTGTTTAGTTTCAGTTGACAGGTATTGGGCTATTTGTCAGCCTTTGCAATATAGGACAAAAGTGACAACAGTCAGGGTGACTGTCTATATTGTCATTATCTGgttgatttcatttgtttttagttttgggATTGTGCTCACAGACGTGAATTCAATGGGTCTAGAGATGCTGACAAATCCTTGTGCTGGTAGCTGTATATTGGTTAGTAACAAAGAGTGGGGCATTATTGCTTCTCTAGTCACATTCTTCATTCCAGGAACCATAatgatctgtctgtatgttaAGATCTTTCATGTTGCCAGAAAACATGCCAGGTTCATGAATGACAGGCTAGCTACAGTGACTTGTCACGAGTTAAAGAACCAAGGATCAGAGCAGCGAGAGAGGAGGGCTGCTAAAACACTCGCCATTGTCATGGGGGCCTTTCTGCTATGCTGGCTGCCCTTTTTCATTACCACTGTCATAGATCCTTACATTAACTTTCTGACACCTGCTGATATTTTTGATGCGCTTGTTTGGTTTGGTTACTTTAACTCCACATGTAACCCTGTTATCTATGCTTTTTTCTATCCGCATTTTCAAAAGGCATTTAAAATTATAATAGCAAAGGCCATAGGCCTCAAGACTACCTCGAATATTCTTCTGTCTTCATGA